From one Brevibacterium sp. 'Marine' genomic stretch:
- a CDS encoding acyl carrier protein, with protein MAFTEAEVLAGLAEIVNEETGLAVEAVEADKSFTDDLDIDSISMMTIVVNAEKKFGVKIPDDDVKDLVTVQDAVDYINKAQEA; from the coding sequence ATGGCATTCACCGAAGCTGAAGTCCTCGCTGGGCTGGCAGAGATCGTCAACGAAGAGACCGGCCTGGCTGTCGAAGCAGTCGAAGCCGACAAGTCGTTCACCGATGACCTCGACATCGACTCCATCTCGATGATGACCATCGTCGTCAACGCTGAGAAGAAGTTCGGCGTGAAGATCCCGGATGACGACGTCAAGGATCTCGTCACCGTTCAGGACGCTGTCGACTACATCAACAAGGCTCAGGAAGCCTGA